One part of the Xylocopa sonorina isolate GNS202 chromosome 10, iyXylSono1_principal, whole genome shotgun sequence genome encodes these proteins:
- the LOC143428105 gene encoding NADP-dependent malic enzyme isoform X2 has translation MFVLQRSILSPSSRNCAGSWARIFPPTHPAATDIQHRDIHEVSGDVVPINMVKGIGHLRDPRLNKGLAFTLKERIALGIHGLQPPRFKTQEEQLALCKASVMKYTEDLNRYLYLVELQERNERLFFRLLSENIEQMMPIVYTPTVGLACQKFGVIYRRPRGLFITIYDKGHIYEILNNWPEQAVRAICVTDGERILGLGDLGACGMGIPVGKLALYTALAGIKPHQCLPITIDVGTNNEQLRNDPHYIGLNKPRSQGAEYDELIDEFMAACVKKYGQNVLIQFEDFGNHNAFRFLDKYRDKYCTFNDDIQGTAAVAVAGILASKRITKKKMSENKFVFLGAGEAAIGIADLCVKAMEADGCTEQQARNNIWMMDIDGLLVKNRPEGNLEGHKIWYAKDHKVMKTLIDVVKEVKPTVLIGASAAAGAFTPEVLKEMAKNNERPLIFALSNPTSKAECTAQQAYDHTDGRCIFSSGSPFGEVNYKGKIYKPGQGNNAYIFPGIALGVIATGCHHITEDLFLISAQAVADHVKDEDLNVGSLYPPLDTIRECSIDIACRIADYAYAKTGLASEYPEPKDKRKFIVSKMYDANYDSPLPNIYDWPGDYAKPRVLPEKL, from the exons ATCGCCAAGCAGTAGAAACTGTGCAGGATCATGGGCGCGAATATTTCCACCCACCCATCCTGCCGCGACAGATATCCAACACAGAGACATTCACGAGGTGTCTGGAGATGTGGTACCTATAAATATGGTAAAAGGTATTGGTCATCTAAGAGATCCTCGACTTAATAAG GGTTTGGCATTTACTTTAAAAGAAAGGATAGCGTTGGGTATACACGGTCTGCAGCCGCCAAGGTTCAAAACTCAGGAGGAACAGCTGGCTCTGTGCAAAGCGTCGGTCATGAAGTATACCGAGGATCTAAATCGGTATCTTTACCTCGTCGAGCTGCAG GAAAGAAACGAAAGATTATTCTTCCGTCTGTTAAGCGAGAACATCGAGCAAATGATGCCAATCGTTTACACCCCTACCGTTGGATTAGCTTGTCAAAAGTTCGGCGTCATTTATCGCAGACCTCGGGGGCTATTTATCACTATATACGATAAAGGGCACATTTACGAGATCTTAAACAATTG GCCAGAGCAAGCAGTACGCGCGATTTGCGTAACAGATGGAGAGAGGATACTGGGTCTTGGTGATCTAGGAGCTTGCGGAATGGGCATTCCCGTAGGGAAGTTAGCACTCTACACGGCTTTGGCTGGCATTAAACCGCACCAATGCCTGCCAATCACGATCGATGTTGGCACAAATAACGAACAGCTGAGAAATGATCCTCATTATATCGGTCTTAACAAGCCCAGGAGTCAGGGTGCGGAATACGATGAGTTGATCGATGAATTTATGGCTGCCTGCGTCAAAAAATACGGCCAAAATGTTCTTATTCAA TTCGAAGACTTCGGAAACCACAATGCCTTCCGTTTCTTAGATAAATACCGTGACAAGTATTGTACGTTCAATGACGATATACAAGGTACAGCGGCGGTTGCAGTCGCTGGAATATTAGCGTCAAAAAGAATAACCAAGAAAAAAATGTCCGAGAACAAATTCGTCTTCTTGGGCGCTGGTGAG GCAGCTATCGGAATAGCCGACCTTTGCGTGAAAGCAATGGAGGCAGACGGTTGCACCGAACAGCAAGCTCGCAATAACATTTGGATGATGGACATTGACGGGTTATTGGTTAAAAACCGGCCAGAGGGAAACCTGGAAGGTCACAAGATCTGGTACGCGAAAGATCACAAAGTGATGAAAACGCTGATAGATGTTGTGAAGGAAGTGAAGCCAACCGTTCTAATTG GTGCGTCAGCAGCAGCAGGGGCGTTCACACCTGAAGTATTGAAGGAGATGGCCAAAAATAACGAAAGACCGCTGATCTTCGCGCTGAGCAATCCAACCAGCAAGGCTGAATGCACGGCTCAACAGGCCTATGATCATACGGAT GGAAGATGCATTTTCTCATCAGGCTCTCCATTTGGCGAAGTTAACTATAAGGGAAAAATTTACAAACCTGGGCAAGGAAATAATGCGTATATTTTCCCTGGGATCGCATTGGGCGTAATTGCGACAGGATGCCATCACATCACGGAGGATTTGTTCCTAATTTCGGCTCAAGCTGTAGCTGATCACGTGAAAGACGAAGATCTTAACGTGGGTAGCCTTTACCCACCACTGGACACTATCCGCGAATGCTCGATTGATATTGCTTGTCGAATCGCTGACTATGCTTACGCAAAAA CTGGATTGGCAAGCGAATATCCGGAACCAAAGGACAAGCGCAAATTTATTGTGAGTAAAATGTATGATGCCAACTATGACAGTCCACTGCCAAACATTTATGACTGGCCAGGAGATTATGCCAAACCTCGTGTTTTGCCGGAGAA ATTATGA
- the LOC143428105 gene encoding NADP-dependent malic enzyme isoform X1: MFVLQRSILSPSSRNCAGSWARIFPPTHPAATDIQHRDIHEVSGDVVPINMVKGIGHLRDPRLNKGLAFTLKERIALGIHGLQPPRFKTQEEQLALCKASVMKYTEDLNRYLYLVELQERNERLFFRLLSENIEQMMPIVYTPTVGLACQKFGVIYRRPRGLFITIYDKGHIYEILNNWPEQAVRAICVTDGERILGLGDLGACGMGIPVGKLALYTALAGIKPHQCLPITIDVGTNNEQLRNDPHYIGLNKPRSQGAEYDELIDEFMAACVKKYGQNVLIQFEDFGNHNAFRFLDKYRDKYCTFNDDIQGTAAVAVAGILASKRITKKKMSENKFVFLGAGEAAIGIADLCVKAMEADGCTEQQARNNIWMMDIDGLLVKNRPEGNLEGHKIWYAKDHKVMKTLIDVVKEVKPTVLIGASAAAGAFTPEVLKEMAKNNERPLIFALSNPTSKAECTAQQAYDHTDGRCIFSSGSPFGEVNYKGKIYKPGQGNNAYIFPGIALGVIATGCHHITEDLFLISAQAVADHVKDEDLNVGSLYPPLDTIRECSIDIACRIADYAYAKTGLASEYPEPKDKRKFIVSKMYDANYDSPLPNIYDWPGDYAKPRVLPEKDTVEIRHDLKHL, from the exons ATCGCCAAGCAGTAGAAACTGTGCAGGATCATGGGCGCGAATATTTCCACCCACCCATCCTGCCGCGACAGATATCCAACACAGAGACATTCACGAGGTGTCTGGAGATGTGGTACCTATAAATATGGTAAAAGGTATTGGTCATCTAAGAGATCCTCGACTTAATAAG GGTTTGGCATTTACTTTAAAAGAAAGGATAGCGTTGGGTATACACGGTCTGCAGCCGCCAAGGTTCAAAACTCAGGAGGAACAGCTGGCTCTGTGCAAAGCGTCGGTCATGAAGTATACCGAGGATCTAAATCGGTATCTTTACCTCGTCGAGCTGCAG GAAAGAAACGAAAGATTATTCTTCCGTCTGTTAAGCGAGAACATCGAGCAAATGATGCCAATCGTTTACACCCCTACCGTTGGATTAGCTTGTCAAAAGTTCGGCGTCATTTATCGCAGACCTCGGGGGCTATTTATCACTATATACGATAAAGGGCACATTTACGAGATCTTAAACAATTG GCCAGAGCAAGCAGTACGCGCGATTTGCGTAACAGATGGAGAGAGGATACTGGGTCTTGGTGATCTAGGAGCTTGCGGAATGGGCATTCCCGTAGGGAAGTTAGCACTCTACACGGCTTTGGCTGGCATTAAACCGCACCAATGCCTGCCAATCACGATCGATGTTGGCACAAATAACGAACAGCTGAGAAATGATCCTCATTATATCGGTCTTAACAAGCCCAGGAGTCAGGGTGCGGAATACGATGAGTTGATCGATGAATTTATGGCTGCCTGCGTCAAAAAATACGGCCAAAATGTTCTTATTCAA TTCGAAGACTTCGGAAACCACAATGCCTTCCGTTTCTTAGATAAATACCGTGACAAGTATTGTACGTTCAATGACGATATACAAGGTACAGCGGCGGTTGCAGTCGCTGGAATATTAGCGTCAAAAAGAATAACCAAGAAAAAAATGTCCGAGAACAAATTCGTCTTCTTGGGCGCTGGTGAG GCAGCTATCGGAATAGCCGACCTTTGCGTGAAAGCAATGGAGGCAGACGGTTGCACCGAACAGCAAGCTCGCAATAACATTTGGATGATGGACATTGACGGGTTATTGGTTAAAAACCGGCCAGAGGGAAACCTGGAAGGTCACAAGATCTGGTACGCGAAAGATCACAAAGTGATGAAAACGCTGATAGATGTTGTGAAGGAAGTGAAGCCAACCGTTCTAATTG GTGCGTCAGCAGCAGCAGGGGCGTTCACACCTGAAGTATTGAAGGAGATGGCCAAAAATAACGAAAGACCGCTGATCTTCGCGCTGAGCAATCCAACCAGCAAGGCTGAATGCACGGCTCAACAGGCCTATGATCATACGGAT GGAAGATGCATTTTCTCATCAGGCTCTCCATTTGGCGAAGTTAACTATAAGGGAAAAATTTACAAACCTGGGCAAGGAAATAATGCGTATATTTTCCCTGGGATCGCATTGGGCGTAATTGCGACAGGATGCCATCACATCACGGAGGATTTGTTCCTAATTTCGGCTCAAGCTGTAGCTGATCACGTGAAAGACGAAGATCTTAACGTGGGTAGCCTTTACCCACCACTGGACACTATCCGCGAATGCTCGATTGATATTGCTTGTCGAATCGCTGACTATGCTTACGCAAAAA CTGGATTGGCAAGCGAATATCCGGAACCAAAGGACAAGCGCAAATTTATTGTGAGTAAAATGTATGATGCCAACTATGACAGTCCACTGCCAAACATTTATGACTGGCCAGGAGATTATGCCAAACCTCGTGTTTTGCCGGAGAA aGACACTGTAGAAATCCGCCACGATTTAAAACATCTGTAG